One Curtobacterium sp. MCLR17_007 DNA window includes the following coding sequences:
- a CDS encoding carbohydrate ABC transporter permease has product MTGIIQARGQKVAVATRASAARRPATTRAGRRGGSHWWIHVVLGVGGFVMAFPFLWQIIMSLSTNAQVQSVTPVFWPGELQWQNFAAVFERLPFLSQLGTSVYVTIIRTIAQIILCTLAGYAFARMRFRGRALLLGIVLSILLVPSQVYLISQYQIVQGLGWLDTLAGIVAPGLFSAFGTFLMRTAFLNLPPELEEAARMDGANPFQVFWRIMLPLARPSISVLAITTVLWSWNELLWPLVVSTRAEDMPLAAGLATLSSDRTIDYPVLMAASLMAMAPVLIMFVVLQRRVIDGLASSGLK; this is encoded by the coding sequence ATGACCGGCATCATCCAGGCACGGGGCCAGAAGGTCGCCGTCGCCACCCGTGCCAGCGCGGCCCGACGTCCCGCGACGACCCGCGCGGGCCGCCGCGGCGGCAGCCACTGGTGGATCCACGTCGTGCTCGGGGTCGGCGGCTTCGTCATGGCCTTCCCGTTCCTCTGGCAGATCATCATGTCGCTGTCCACGAACGCCCAGGTGCAGTCCGTGACGCCGGTGTTCTGGCCGGGGGAGCTGCAGTGGCAGAACTTCGCCGCGGTGTTCGAGCGGCTGCCGTTCCTCAGCCAGCTCGGCACGTCCGTGTACGTCACGATCATCCGCACGATCGCGCAGATCATCCTCTGCACGCTCGCCGGCTACGCCTTCGCACGGATGCGGTTCCGCGGCCGCGCCCTGCTGCTCGGCATCGTGCTGTCGATCCTGCTGGTCCCGTCGCAGGTCTACCTGATCTCGCAGTACCAGATCGTGCAGGGCCTCGGCTGGCTCGACACCCTGGCCGGGATCGTCGCACCGGGTCTGTTCAGCGCGTTCGGCACGTTCCTGATGCGGACGGCCTTCCTGAACCTGCCGCCCGAGCTCGAAGAAGCTGCGCGCATGGACGGCGCCAACCCGTTCCAGGTGTTCTGGCGGATCATGCTGCCGCTGGCCCGCCCGTCGATCAGCGTCCTCGCGATCACGACGGTGCTGTGGTCGTGGAACGAGCTGCTCTGGCCGCTCGTGGTCTCCACCCGGGCCGAGGACATGCCGCTCGCAGCGGGCCTGGCCACGCTGTCGAGTGACCGCACGATCGACTACCCGGTGCTGATGGCGGCCAGCCTGATGGCGATGGCACCCGTGCTCATCATGTTCGTCGTGCTGCAGCGCCGGGTGATCGACGGGCTGGCCTCGTCCGGGCTGAAGTGA
- a CDS encoding sugar ABC transporter permease — protein sequence MTIHTEHPDTATTPVATPARTQRASGRGAPGGGRTPRHGRTDGAWPWLFVLPLLVGVATFYIWPILQTFWFSFTSWGVFGGATFTGLANYTRLLADPQLYQSLLNTVIYTAIVLAGIPIAVWLASLLNTPGLRFAQFYRVLFFLPYVAMPAAIALVWRIMFNGDYGIVNWFLGRFGIDGPYWISTPGFALVAVSLVGLWSSLGFSMIILGAGLKDIPPELYEAAELDGASRWRQFRSVTVPLLTPSIFFVVIVTTISSFQLFDLLYAILGSTNPVIPKTMSLVFYFYSAGFIDNDKGFAAAIAMVIFVLIGIVTLVQFRVQKRWVQA from the coding sequence ATGACGATCCACACCGAGCACCCCGACACGGCGACCACTCCGGTCGCCACCCCCGCCCGGACGCAGCGCGCGTCCGGGCGGGGCGCCCCCGGCGGCGGCCGCACCCCGCGCCACGGTCGGACGGACGGCGCGTGGCCCTGGCTGTTCGTGCTGCCGCTGCTGGTCGGTGTCGCCACCTTCTACATCTGGCCGATCCTGCAGACCTTCTGGTTCTCGTTCACGAGCTGGGGAGTGTTCGGCGGGGCGACGTTCACCGGCCTGGCGAACTACACCCGCCTGCTCGCGGACCCGCAGCTGTACCAGTCGCTGCTCAACACGGTCATCTACACGGCGATCGTGCTGGCCGGCATCCCGATCGCGGTTTGGCTCGCGAGCCTGCTCAACACCCCCGGCCTGCGGTTCGCCCAGTTCTACCGCGTGCTCTTCTTCCTGCCCTACGTCGCGATGCCGGCCGCCATCGCGCTCGTCTGGCGCATCATGTTCAACGGCGACTACGGCATCGTCAACTGGTTCCTCGGACGGTTCGGCATCGACGGTCCGTACTGGATCTCGACGCCCGGCTTCGCGCTCGTCGCGGTGAGCCTCGTCGGACTGTGGTCGTCGCTCGGCTTCTCGATGATCATCCTCGGCGCCGGGCTGAAGGACATCCCGCCCGAGCTGTACGAGGCGGCCGAGCTCGACGGCGCCAGCCGGTGGCGACAGTTCCGCTCCGTCACCGTGCCGCTGCTGACCCCGAGCATCTTCTTCGTGGTCATCGTGACGACGATCTCGAGCTTCCAGCTGTTCGACCTGCTGTACGCGATCCTCGGCAGCACGAACCCGGTCATCCCGAAGACCATGTCCCTGGTCTTCTACTTCTACAGCGCCGGGTTCATCGACAACGACAAGGGCTTCGCCGCGGCGATCGCGATGGTGATCTTCGTCCTCATCGGCATCGTCACGCTCGTGCAGTTCCGGGTCCAGAAACGGTGGGTACAGGCATGA